ttcttaAACAACTATTTTTTTTACTTCGAAGCTTctttttttaaagttttgaaatgTTTGTTCAAATCAATCGAGCAACCAAATCTGATTTTGCTTTAATTTCAAGCCACTCATATTACTAAATTTTGGTAGGTAAGTATCGAGATTCATTGTATGGACATAATTTAAAACCACTGGGGATATTATGGTTACTCTACtcttatttttagaaaatatttcttcaagctttaaaaaataaaaatcgtgatactaatattttattttctttgttgAAACTCGTTTCTAAATTTAACcgtaaatattaatttttaacatGTATCTACTATTATtctagtaataataataataataactactACTTAAATATTTCAATCTTCAGATAATTGAGGTTTATTATGTTTTTCTTGAAGTAAAATCAATCGCGCGCTTAATTTtacaatataattttaaaaaatatatattaaagattgaatgttcatatatatatacacacacatacaaacacacaaTTACACAAATAATAAAACACAACGTAGCTAGGGATTAAAGATCATAATCCTATCCTAACACTTTTGTTGTGTTGGCTTTCGGTTTCGATTCGTTTCACGTGCGGCTTTGATTTGGTTTAAATTGTAGGAGAGCGATGAAGAATTAGGCACATATTGATCCAACTTAATTGGAACACAAATCGAACATGACTTTGAATTCAAGTACACAACCTTCTCTGACAACGCCTCGAATTTTTTCTTCTCATCGCCCATCTCTCCTTAATATCACACAAACCATCAACTCCATATTCACTAGTTTTTCCATCAGACAAATCCAGGCCCTCAACCCGTGAAGAAGGATCTTGCCTGATTCGGTCAGCTTCAGCGAGCAAGTCATGAATCAGCATTTCTGTAGTCTTTGTAGTAATTCCTCTGAGATACCAAGAAATAGGAGGGGGTGGAACGATGGATGGCTGTATGAGTTGTTCCAACTGCAACTTTGAGCCGATTCTTCCCCTTCCTTTAGTGCAAGAAATGTAATCTTTCAGAGACTCGGGCTTTAACGGGTGGCACAAGTCTTCGTCGACGTATAAAGGTTCCATTTTCCAGCAACCTTCGAATCTTTGCATGAATCCTGACTTTATTTGTTTAAATTTCATCTGACAAGGGGGAAAAACATTGTAGACCAACACTTATATAGCTAGTAATCGATAATGTGTCAAAATGAAGATACACGTTTGATTTTAAGAAGAGGACAAAACATTTCTCAGAGCAAAAATGCCAAGTGACATGCCAGGGGCCAATCACTGATTCTAACAATTGAAGTTCGAATCAAACAAACAAATGAAATACATTTATTAAATGATGTTCCATTCTTACAGTGTGATCTTCTCTGTTCTGATCTACTAAAACATGAACAGAGATAGTCCCAAACCACCAAAGAAATCTCCAAAGTGCTGCTTGCTCCACTTCCAGTAATTGCCTCGATCCTTCCTCAACTAAAACTTTTCTTGATATTACTTCCTAAGGAAATACAAAAGTGTCTAATTCAAAACGCAAATGGTGCAAAATAAATGCAGATTGTCTGGATTATAGAGAACAAGTTTTTGACACCAAAGCTCATCTTTCCTCTTACGCCCTATAGTTTCATGGCCATTTCTTTCTTTGGTGACACGAAGAGTATGATCATTACCTTAATATTCTTGAAAACTCTTTTGCTATCAGGATCTGTGAGAATGTTATAGACCTTATCTGGTGGCAACCCAACATTGACTTTCATAACTAGGTTGCAAAGTGACCCTTTAGGTACGGTGACCTGCGAGAAAGTTTTTTGCATGCATATACCCGAAGGCATTATAAAGAGCATTCTCGTGGATAAATCAAAGAATCTGTGGTGGAGGGACTGAAATATTACACAGTGAGATATGTCTAGCAACAGCAGAAGCAGAAAACTCCGAATACCTTTATTTCTGGAGGATGATCGACCCACTTTGGATTCTCTTTCCAGGCGTACATTTGTTTTTCTAAATTCAACAATGAAGTGGATAACTCTTCGTTATTCCTCTCAGAAAATTGTAAGATATTTGAATGGTCATCTCTCTTAATTGGTTTGAAATGCAGCTGCAACGATAAGAATGATTTATCTTAAATACAACTGAGTTAAAAGTTCCTTTTTCAATTTACTTTATGGTCAGTGGTAGCCCACCTCAACATACTCGCACACTTTCTTAGGGAAGTTTGAGACCAAGCTATGTATATCAAAACCGGTCAAATTAGGAAGCCCAAAGCTTTTCTTGCTTGAGTCGTCTATGCTCATTCTTGTGGTTTGAATCCCATCCATCACTACCTGTACAATACAAGTGTTGTAAATAATAAGTTTCTTTTCGGAGTCGCTCGACAACACATTTCTCAGTGGTTCAAAGGCATTTTTTATCAGAGTAAAAGGGTCATGAATCATTAACTACAACTTAGCTTCCAATCTATTCTCTGAAAAGGTTGCACAATGTTAATTGAATTTGAATATTGCTTGTACTAAGATATGATTGAATGAACTTGTTACTTTTTCCCATAAACCATGCTTCAAGGTCTCTAAGACTCTAACTGCAAAATATGCCACTTATCTGCTGAAGAAATCACTTAATGAACGTCGTTACAAGAGACAAAGACACAATTATGACATGTGACAAAATTTATCAATTGCTTTTCAACTATCTCCGGTTGCTTTAGATCAGTGAGACTTATCCATGTCTATTCCCTACAACCCATGAACTTCATATTAATGGTCCACGGACATGAAACTAACGAATGTTACTCTATGGATACATCAACTCCACCACAGAGTACTTTAATAACAGCATTCTTACAAGGGCCGACGTAGGACTTCCAACTCCATGAATACGACCTATAAATTTCACAGAGTAATTTTTCCCAAATTCGAATATCACTCTTTGAATCTGAGTACATCAACTTCCCACAGGAAAAAATTTGTGAGAGCAGACCAACTTATAATTAGCATCAACCTCGTGCAAATATTATGGTAAACTGAGGAAATTTCGATTAATCTCCATCAAAATCTataataaacatataatatCGTCCCAACTCCCAATCAGCCAGCCagtaaacatttttataaaaacttacAGAAACGGCATAAATCAGCAAACAAACATCACCCAGCAAACAATTATTCATTGATTGCAAGAAACAGCACACAATATGCACATTCAGACAGCAAGCATTAACCTATTgagcatatatttatatatatcaagaAAAACATAAAATGGAAGATGGGTCGAGTAATATCACTAACCTCACTGCTAAAATGGGAAAAATCGAACAGAATGAAAACCACCAAGTCTGAAGTTGAAGA
The Primulina tabacum isolate GXHZ01 chromosome 9, ASM2559414v2, whole genome shotgun sequence DNA segment above includes these coding regions:
- the LOC142556330 gene encoding uncharacterized protein LOC142556330 isoform X2 yields the protein MDGIQTTRMSIDDSSKKSFGLPNLTGFDIHSLVSNFPKKVCEYVELHFKPIKRDDHSNILQFSERNNEELSTSLLNLEKQMYAWKENPKWVDHPPEIKVTVPKGSLCNLVMKVNVGLPPDKVYNILTDPDSKRVFKNIKEVISRKVLVEEGSRQLLEVEQAALWRFLWWFGTISVHVLVDQNREDHTMKFKQIKSGFMQRFEGCWKMEPLYVDEDLCHPLKPESLKDYISCTKGRGRIGSKLQLEQLIQPSIVPPPPISWYLRGITTKTTEMLIHDLLAEADRIRQDPSSRVEGLDLSDGKTSEYGVDGLCDIKERWAMRRKNSRRCQRRLCT
- the LOC142556330 gene encoding uncharacterized protein LOC142556330 isoform X1, which translates into the protein MNNCLLGDVCLLIYAVSVVMDGIQTTRMSIDDSSKKSFGLPNLTGFDIHSLVSNFPKKVCEYVELHFKPIKRDDHSNILQFSERNNEELSTSLLNLEKQMYAWKENPKWVDHPPEIKVTVPKGSLCNLVMKVNVGLPPDKVYNILTDPDSKRVFKNIKEVISRKVLVEEGSRQLLEVEQAALWRFLWWFGTISVHVLVDQNREDHTMKFKQIKSGFMQRFEGCWKMEPLYVDEDLCHPLKPESLKDYISCTKGRGRIGSKLQLEQLIQPSIVPPPPISWYLRGITTKTTEMLIHDLLAEADRIRQDPSSRVEGLDLSDGKTSEYGVDGLCDIKERWAMRRKNSRRCQRRLCT